ATGCAGACCGGCCAGGCCAAGCACGGCATGCAGACGTTCAACCAGAGCTTGGCCGGGCTGTACTTCAAGCGCCACATCACGCTGCAGACGGCTCTCAACCGCTCGTCCAACGCCGACGAGCTTCAGGAGATCATCGCCCGGGGAGCGGCGGCCCTCAATCCGGGAGGCGCGCGGCCGAATACGGCGAGGAGGTAAGAAATGGCTAGCTTTACGTGGAAGGGGCGCTCGCGCACCGGTCAGTTGATGGAGGGGGTCGAGCTCGCCGACACCAAGGACGCCGCCGTCGCAGCGTTGCGCCGACGGCAGATCCAGGTCACCTCCATCAAGGAGAAGGGGCGGGAAATCCCGATCATGCGGCGCTTCAAGTCGCCCTTCGGCATTCCCCAGAAGCGTCTCGCCATCTTCACCCGCCAGTTCTCCGTCATGCTCGACGCCGGCCTGCCGCTGGTCCAATGCTTGGAGATCCTGGCGACCCAGGAAGAAAACGAAGCCTTCGCCGAGATGATCGCCAAGGTGCAGAGCGATATCGAGCAGGGCTCCTCCCTGGCCGACGCCATGCGCAAGCATCCGAAGGCGTTCAACGACCTCTACGTCAACATGGTGGCCGCCGGTGAGGCCGGCGGTATCTTGGACATCATCCTCCAGCGCCTGTCGAGCTACATCGAGAAGGCGGTGAAGCTGAAGAGCCAGGTCAAGTCCGCCATGATCTACCCGGTGGCGGTGATCACCATCGCCATCGGCGTGGTGTGGATCATCCTGCGCTTCGTGATCCCGGTGTTTGCCCAGCTCTTCGCCGGCGTCGGTTCGGAGCTACCGTTCTTGACCAAGATCGTGGTCGATGCCTCGAACTTCGTAGGCAACTACTCGATCTACATCTTCGTCATCCTCATCGCCCTGGGCGTCTTCATCAACCGCTTCCACAAGACCTATCGAGGACGGCGGATCATCGACAATGCGATGCTCCGGGCGCCGATCATCGGCATGCTGCTGCGCAAGATCGCCATCGCCCGCTTCTGCCGGACCCTGGCGACCCTCACCTCCTCCGGCGTACCGATCCTCGACGGCCTGGAGATCACCGCCCGCACCTCCGGCAACGCCATCATCGAGGACGCCATCATGGCGGTGCGCAAGGCAGTGGAGGAAGGTAAGACGGTCAGCGAGCCGCTGGCGCAAACCAAGGTCTTCCCGGCGATGGTGGTGCAGATGATCAACGTCGGTGAGCAGACCGGCGCGCTGGACCAGATGCTGTCGAAGATCGCCGACTTCTACGAAGAAGAGGTGGACACCGCCGTGGCCGGCTTGATGAAGCTCATCGAGCCCATCCTCATCGTGGTGCTGGGCGCCATCATCGGCGTCATCGTCACCGCCATGTACCTGCCCCTCTACTCCATCCTGACCCAGATCGGCTGATCGCCGGTCCCCCATCGTGAGGGATCAGGTCATGAGGGTTAATCCCGCCTATCGACCCCGGTACGCTGTTGCGGCCGGGGTCGCTGGCGTTCCTAGCCCGTGCAGCAGCTAATCGCACCGTCCTCCTCCGATCGGCAGATCCGCGGGCTGATCCTGGCCCGCCTGGTGGTGGTCACCGCCATCGTGGCGCCGTGGTTCGTGGTCCTCTTCCTGGGGCCGCCCAAGAACACCAACCTGCTCTCCAGCCTCACCGCCCAGGTTTACCGCGAGGCCAACGCCACCGGCGTCCAGGGGATTCTTCTCTTCACCTTCCTCGCCACCGGGGCCTATG
The sequence above is a segment of the Acidobacteriota bacterium genome. Coding sequences within it:
- a CDS encoding type II secretion system F family protein, with protein sequence MASFTWKGRSRTGQLMEGVELADTKDAAVAALRRRQIQVTSIKEKGREIPIMRRFKSPFGIPQKRLAIFTRQFSVMLDAGLPLVQCLEILATQEENEAFAEMIAKVQSDIEQGSSLADAMRKHPKAFNDLYVNMVAAGEAGGILDIILQRLSSYIEKAVKLKSQVKSAMIYPVAVITIAIGVVWIILRFVIPVFAQLFAGVGSELPFLTKIVVDASNFVGNYSIYIFVILIALGVFINRFHKTYRGRRIIDNAMLRAPIIGMLLRKIAIARFCRTLATLTSSGVPILDGLEITARTSGNAIIEDAIMAVRKAVEEGKTVSEPLAQTKVFPAMVVQMINVGEQTGALDQMLSKIADFYEEEVDTAVAGLMKLIEPILIVVLGAIIGVIVTAMYLPLYSILTQIG